One window from the genome of Bacillus tianshenii encodes:
- a CDS encoding PhoH family protein: MTKDLHTIDLHVENPNEALALFGTGDRHLKIIEEKLEVSIVTRGGAIGVSGDEETVKLIGEVLHQLLSVIRSGANISERDIVYAIQLGQQGMLDQFAELFEQEITKNAKGKPIRVKTLGQRKYVSAIKKNDLVFGIGPAGTGKTYLAVVMAVDALKKGMVKRIILTRPAVEAGESLGFLPGDLKEKVDPYLRPLYDALNDVLGAEHTQRLIERGTIEIAPLAYMRGRTLDDSFVILDEAQNTTPAQMKMFLTRLGFESKMVVTGDITQVDLPKGVKSGLAVTQHVLKGKSGISFLYLEQADVVRHPLVQSIIEAYEQYEA, translated from the coding sequence ATGACAAAAGATTTGCATACGATTGATTTACATGTGGAAAATCCGAACGAAGCACTCGCCTTATTTGGTACAGGCGACAGGCATTTGAAGATTATCGAGGAAAAACTCGAAGTATCCATTGTAACAAGAGGCGGAGCAATCGGTGTATCTGGAGATGAAGAAACCGTCAAGTTAATTGGTGAGGTGCTTCATCAATTGCTAAGTGTCATCCGTTCAGGAGCGAACATTTCTGAACGTGATATTGTCTATGCGATTCAGCTTGGCCAGCAAGGGATGCTTGATCAATTTGCAGAATTATTCGAGCAAGAGATTACGAAAAATGCCAAAGGTAAGCCGATTCGTGTAAAAACGCTAGGACAGCGTAAATATGTTTCGGCAATTAAGAAAAACGATTTAGTATTTGGAATCGGCCCAGCTGGTACCGGGAAGACGTACTTAGCCGTAGTTATGGCAGTTGATGCTTTGAAAAAAGGTATGGTGAAGCGCATTATTTTGACGAGACCAGCAGTAGAAGCAGGCGAAAGTCTTGGTTTTCTGCCAGGTGACTTGAAAGAAAAGGTTGATCCTTATTTGCGCCCATTGTATGACGCATTAAATGATGTATTAGGGGCAGAACATACCCAGCGTTTAATTGAGCGCGGCACAATTGAAATTGCACCACTTGCCTATATGCGCGGTCGAACGCTTGATGATTCATTTGTAATTTTAGATGAAGCACAAAACACGACTCCTGCACAGATGAAAATGTTCTTAACACGTCTTGGCTTTGAATCCAAAATGGTCGTAACAGGCGACATAACACAAGTTGACCTTCCGAAAGGCGTAAAGTCAGGTCTTGCGGTTACTCAGCATGTATTAAAGGGGAAGTCAGGCATTTCATTTCTATATCTTGAGCAAGCAGATGTAGTTCGTCATCCGCTCGTTCAAAGTATTATAGAAGCATACGAACAATACGAAGCTTAA
- the yqfD gene encoding sporulation protein YqfD, with protein MMLKNHWTSFFYGYTKVVVEGRLLEPFLNHSAKMGIHMWEMKRTGEESFIAYVQVKDVKALRHYARAYHCKLRFIERRGLPFLQTRALRNSGFVGGLLAFIVLLFVLSNMVWGIEIKGAEPDVEHALRKAVNEYGIKRGKLIITLPDTAVIQRELTLQVDGLTWLGVERKGTTYHFQVVEEKKVELQEVKGPQHLVAKKRAVIHDMFVEEGQPIVSVDDFVDKGDVLVSGIIGKEGQTKMAAAKGEVLGEVWYQSRVVVPLKTKFSVLTGEKQAKHLFYIGNFSFPFWGFKEVPYEAYETNTKKTPFLLLNWTTPFAYEQKLYLEKKQSLRQYDQKTAVMEGKKMAKKELISRIGKDAVIKGEKVLHQAIENGKVKLTIHYQVIEDIAVEQPIIQGD; from the coding sequence ATGATGTTGAAAAATCATTGGACATCCTTTTTTTATGGATATACGAAAGTCGTCGTAGAGGGCAGGCTGCTTGAGCCTTTTTTAAATCATAGTGCAAAAATGGGCATACATATGTGGGAAATGAAACGAACAGGTGAAGAAAGTTTTATAGCTTATGTACAAGTAAAGGATGTGAAAGCACTTCGACATTACGCACGTGCTTATCACTGTAAACTGCGATTTATCGAGCGGAGAGGATTGCCTTTTTTACAAACAAGGGCACTTCGGAACAGTGGGTTTGTAGGAGGATTGCTGGCGTTCATTGTGTTATTATTTGTGCTTTCAAATATGGTGTGGGGGATTGAAATTAAAGGGGCAGAGCCAGATGTCGAGCATGCCCTTCGGAAAGCAGTTAATGAATATGGCATTAAACGGGGAAAGCTAATCATTACACTGCCAGATACAGCTGTAATTCAGCGGGAATTAACACTTCAGGTTGACGGGCTTACATGGCTTGGTGTGGAGCGAAAGGGTACAACCTATCACTTCCAGGTTGTTGAGGAGAAAAAGGTAGAGCTTCAGGAAGTGAAAGGGCCGCAACATTTAGTTGCGAAGAAGCGCGCTGTTATTCATGACATGTTTGTTGAAGAAGGACAACCGATTGTATCAGTTGATGATTTTGTCGACAAAGGTGACGTGCTCGTCTCAGGCATTATTGGCAAAGAAGGGCAAACAAAAATGGCTGCTGCAAAAGGAGAAGTGCTCGGGGAAGTGTGGTACCAGTCACGAGTTGTAGTGCCGCTTAAAACGAAATTCAGTGTACTGACAGGCGAGAAGCAGGCAAAGCACCTTTTTTACATCGGAAACTTTTCCTTCCCATTTTGGGGGTTCAAAGAGGTGCCATACGAAGCGTATGAAACGAATACAAAGAAAACGCCATTTCTGCTTTTAAATTGGACAACACCATTTGCATATGAACAAAAACTCTACCTCGAAAAAAAGCAATCTCTTCGACAATATGACCAGAAAACAGCAGTAATGGAAGGTAAGAAAATGGCGAAAAAAGAACTAATCAGTCGGATTGGAAAAGATGCTGTTATTAAGGGCGAAAAAGTTTTGCACCAAGCGATTGAGAATGGTAAAGTAAAACTAACAATACACTACCAAGTAATAGAAGATATTGCAGTGGAACAACCAATCATTCAAGGAGACTAA
- the yqfC gene encoding sporulation protein YqfC, whose amino-acid sequence MKRWVMQKAELPADVVMDLPRITMIGQLHIYIENHRGLLAFSDNELRLSLKQGQLLVMGKEFVLKTMLPEEILLEGQIDEVRFIDDSE is encoded by the coding sequence ATGAAGCGCTGGGTTATGCAGAAGGCTGAACTTCCTGCAGATGTTGTGATGGATTTGCCGCGAATAACAATGATTGGACAGCTTCACATATATATTGAAAATCACCGCGGCCTCTTGGCGTTCTCGGACAATGAGCTGCGTTTGTCATTAAAGCAAGGTCAGCTACTTGTAATGGGAAAGGAGTTTGTGCTTAAAACAATGCTTCCAGAAGAAATTTTGCTTGAAGGACAAATTGATGAGGTTCGCTTTATAGATGATTCGGAATAA
- the floA gene encoding flotillin-like protein FloA (flotillin-like protein involved in membrane lipid rafts) has product MGPDTIAVLLIAGLIIVALIVLFTFVPVMLWISALAAGVHVSIFTLVGMRLRRVIPSRVINPLIKAHKAGLNVTTNQLESHYLAGGNVDRVVNALIAAQRANIELSFERCAAIDLAGRDVLEAVQMSVNPKVIETPFIAGVAMDGIEVKAKARITVRANIDRLVGGAGEDTVIARVGEGIVSTIGSSHDHKKVLENPDLISQTVLKKGLDAGTAFEILSIDIADIDIGKNIGAVLQTDQAEADKNIAQAKAEERRAMAVAQEQEMRARVQEMRAKVVEAEAEVPLAMAEALRSGNIGVMDYMNFQNVMADTDMRDSIGKLTKDDDEDESDQ; this is encoded by the coding sequence TTGGGTCCAGATACAATTGCAGTATTATTAATTGCTGGTCTTATTATTGTTGCGTTAATTGTGTTATTTACATTTGTTCCGGTGATGCTGTGGATTTCGGCGTTAGCCGCAGGTGTCCATGTCAGTATCTTTACACTCGTGGGAATGCGTTTGCGTCGTGTTATCCCAAGCCGTGTCATTAATCCATTAATTAAGGCACATAAAGCAGGCTTGAATGTTACAACAAACCAACTGGAGAGTCACTATTTAGCAGGTGGTAATGTTGATCGTGTTGTCAATGCATTGATTGCTGCGCAACGTGCAAATATTGAATTAAGCTTTGAGCGTTGTGCTGCGATTGACCTTGCGGGACGTGATGTACTTGAAGCTGTACAAATGAGCGTTAACCCGAAAGTAATTGAAACACCATTTATCGCTGGTGTGGCGATGGATGGGATTGAAGTGAAAGCGAAAGCTCGTATTACTGTTCGTGCAAATATTGACCGCCTCGTCGGTGGTGCTGGTGAAGACACAGTGATTGCTCGTGTTGGTGAAGGGATTGTAAGTACAATTGGTTCCTCACATGACCATAAAAAAGTACTTGAAAATCCAGACTTGATTTCACAAACAGTGCTGAAAAAAGGCCTTGATGCAGGAACAGCATTTGAAATTCTCTCAATTGATATCGCAGACATCGATATTGGTAAAAATATCGGAGCTGTATTACAAACGGATCAAGCAGAGGCAGATAAAAATATTGCGCAAGCGAAGGCTGAGGAACGTCGCGCAATGGCAGTTGCACAAGAACAAGAGATGCGTGCGCGTGTTCAAGAAATGCGTGCAAAAGTAGTAGAAGCGGAAGCGGAAGTACCGCTTGCGATGGCTGAAGCGTTGCGTTCTGGTAATATCGGTGTAATGGATTATATGAACTTTCAAAATGTGATGGCTGATACAGATATGCGTGATTCCATTGGTAAGCTGACGAAAGATGACGATGAAGACGAAAGTGATCAATAA
- a CDS encoding nodulation protein NfeD — protein sequence MKWMRLVILPLLLVGLLSSILLTPANAQEKGLVYFVPFEKEVEKGLLQFMKRSFEEAEEAGADQIVIEMNTPGGAVPAATDIAKLMRETKIPITVFVNKNAISAGSYLALNADHIVMVPGATMGAAAIIDQQGNTAGKKAESYWRAEMKGAAEYSGRDPVYAIAMADPSVDLPKYDAPKGKLLTLTASQAKEVGYADAIVETRGEILDFLKMSGATIKETEVSLAEHIARFVTNPVVVPILLSIASLGLVVELYSPGFGIPGIMGASALVLFFYGHLVAGLAGMESIILLIAGIVLIIAELFVPGGIVGLAGVAAIIISLILSGNDVGYMAMAILIAFIVTVIGSVVLFKLLGYKKGIFRHIILSDSTSTDKGYVSNENRLELVGKVGKTITPLHPAGTALIEEDRIDVVTEGGFIAADQPIVVIKASGSRIIVREAKEEQL from the coding sequence ATGAAGTGGATGCGGTTGGTCATTCTTCCGCTGCTGTTAGTTGGATTGCTTTCAAGCATTCTACTGACTCCTGCAAATGCACAAGAGAAGGGATTAGTTTATTTCGTCCCGTTTGAAAAGGAAGTTGAGAAAGGACTTCTTCAATTTATGAAGCGTTCTTTTGAAGAAGCAGAAGAAGCTGGTGCTGACCAAATTGTTATCGAAATGAACACACCTGGCGGGGCGGTTCCTGCTGCAACAGATATTGCGAAGTTAATGCGTGAAACGAAGATTCCGATAACTGTATTTGTTAATAAAAATGCCATTTCTGCTGGGTCATACCTTGCGTTAAATGCCGATCATATTGTGATGGTACCCGGTGCAACCATGGGAGCGGCAGCGATCATTGATCAGCAAGGAAACACGGCCGGCAAAAAGGCAGAATCCTATTGGCGTGCTGAGATGAAAGGTGCTGCAGAATATAGCGGCAGAGACCCTGTCTATGCAATTGCAATGGCAGATCCGTCTGTTGATTTACCGAAATATGACGCACCGAAAGGCAAGCTGCTTACTTTAACAGCCTCCCAAGCGAAGGAAGTTGGCTATGCAGATGCCATTGTGGAAACACGAGGTGAGATTTTAGATTTTTTAAAGATGTCAGGGGCTACAATTAAGGAAACAGAGGTATCACTTGCTGAGCATATTGCTCGTTTTGTAACCAATCCTGTTGTGGTGCCTATCTTGTTATCTATTGCAAGTTTAGGGCTTGTCGTTGAGCTCTACTCACCTGGGTTTGGTATTCCGGGGATTATGGGGGCATCTGCACTTGTGTTGTTCTTCTACGGTCATTTAGTGGCTGGGTTAGCTGGAATGGAATCGATTATCTTACTGATAGCAGGGATTGTACTAATAATAGCAGAATTATTTGTTCCAGGTGGGATTGTCGGATTAGCAGGTGTGGCGGCAATTATTATAAGTTTAATCTTAAGTGGAAATGATGTGGGGTATATGGCAATGGCGATTTTAATTGCCTTTATTGTTACAGTGATTGGTTCAGTTGTTTTATTTAAGCTTCTTGGCTATAAGAAAGGGATTTTTAGGCATATTATTTTGTCAGACTCGACATCCACTGATAAAGGGTATGTGTCAAATGAAAATCGCTTAGAATTAGTCGGGAAGGTCGGGAAAACGATTACACCGCTGCACCCAGCGGGCACCGCGCTCATTGAGGAGGACCGCATTGATGTCGTAACAGAAGGAGGATTTATCGCTGCTGACCAACCTATTGTCGTCATTAAGGCTTCTGGTTCACGAATTATCGTGCGAGAGGCTAAGGAAGAACAACTATAA
- a CDS encoding GatB/YqeY domain-containing protein: MKLAERLTDDMKQAMKNRDKDKLAVIRMVRASLQNEAIKLGKDELSQDEELTILNRELKQRKDSLHEFQEAGRNDLAEKTQSEIDVLQTYMPEQLSDEELDQIVQETIAEVGASSKADMGKVMGAIMPKVKGKADGSKVNQAVMKHLS; this comes from the coding sequence ATGAAGCTTGCTGAACGTCTAACCGACGATATGAAACAAGCAATGAAAAACCGCGACAAAGATAAGCTTGCAGTAATTCGTATGGTAAGAGCTTCATTGCAAAACGAAGCGATTAAATTAGGCAAAGATGAGCTTTCGCAAGATGAAGAGCTTACTATCCTTAATCGTGAACTGAAACAACGCAAAGACTCCCTCCACGAGTTCCAAGAAGCAGGCCGTAATGATTTAGCGGAAAAGACACAATCAGAAATCGATGTGTTGCAAACATATATGCCTGAACAATTGTCAGATGAAGAACTCGACCAAATTGTGCAAGAAACAATTGCAGAAGTTGGAGCGTCTTCTAAAGCTGATATGGGAAAAGTGATGGGCGCGATTATGCCCAAGGTGAAAGGGAAAGCTGATGGTTCCAAAGTGAACCAAGCAGTCATGAAACACCTTTCATAA
- the rpsU gene encoding 30S ribosomal protein S21, which yields MSNTRVRKNESLEDALRRFKRSVSKSGTLAEYRKREFYEKPSVRRKKKSEAARKKRKF from the coding sequence ATGTCTAATACTCGCGTTCGCAAAAACGAATCTTTAGAGGACGCTCTTCGCCGCTTTAAGCGCAGTGTTTCTAAGAGTGGCACACTTGCTGAGTACCGCAAGCGTGAATTTTACGAGAAACCAAGCGTTCGTCGTAAGAAAAAATCGGAGGCGGCTCGTAAAAAGCGTAAATTTTAA
- a CDS encoding Na/Pi symporter: MHMLSFLMVFIMIFLMGMSIMRYGLFHLAHDTLQQKLVHITDTPLKGMLAGTLITAVLQSSSAVTVMTVALCAAGYLTFEKALGIILGTNIGTTVTLEMISIDLGQLALPLLIFSALLMMISRKKLFDVGSILFGFSCLFIAMNGFSSLASFFSESPLFTNLLTADTKGHVNGILFGTVLTAILQSSTAVTGMGMGIIEKSSIPLSTGIAVMLGANIGTCITAFLASLRANNHAKLTAYAHIWLNIIGVLAFYPLIQLLTNTAMILADSPDVQLAHASVIFNVLVSLIFLPLIKPFASFIKRVHRQE, encoded by the coding sequence ATGCACATGTTAAGCTTTTTAATGGTCTTTATTATGATTTTTTTAATGGGGATGTCGATTATGCGTTATGGACTTTTTCACCTTGCCCATGACACCTTACAGCAAAAGTTAGTTCATATCACTGATACTCCATTGAAAGGTATGCTGGCTGGGACTTTGATTACCGCTGTTCTTCAAAGCAGCTCTGCGGTTACAGTAATGACGGTTGCACTTTGTGCAGCTGGGTATCTAACCTTTGAAAAAGCACTCGGTATTATTCTCGGTACCAATATCGGTACTACGGTCACACTTGAAATGATCAGTATCGACCTTGGACAACTAGCCTTACCTCTGCTTATTTTTAGCGCTCTTCTTATGATGATATCGCGAAAAAAATTATTTGACGTTGGAAGCATTTTATTTGGCTTTAGTTGCTTATTCATTGCAATGAACGGGTTTTCCTCACTTGCAAGCTTTTTTAGCGAATCACCACTTTTCACAAACTTACTTACAGCAGACACGAAAGGACATGTAAACGGGATTTTATTCGGAACCGTGTTAACAGCTATCCTTCAATCTTCCACTGCTGTAACAGGAATGGGTATGGGTATTATCGAAAAAAGCTCGATTCCTCTCTCAACAGGTATCGCCGTTATGCTAGGCGCAAATATTGGCACATGTATAACAGCTTTTTTAGCCAGCCTTCGTGCAAATAACCATGCAAAATTAACTGCATACGCTCACATTTGGCTAAATATTATTGGGGTCCTTGCCTTTTACCCACTTATTCAACTGCTGACAAATACAGCCATGATACTTGCTGATTCACCTGATGTTCAGCTCGCTCATGCCAGTGTTATTTTTAACGTACTTGTCTCACTCATTTTCTTACCACTAATTAAGCCGTTTGCAAGCTTCATCAAAAGGGTTCATCGCCAGGAATAG
- the mtaB gene encoding tRNA (N(6)-L-threonylcarbamoyladenosine(37)-C(2))-methylthiotransferase MtaB → MPSVAFHTLGCKVNHYETEAIWKLFSDAGYERTDFEKRADVYVINTCTVTNTGDKKSRQVIRRAIRRNPDAVICVTGCYAQTSPAEIMAIPGVDIVVGTQDRTKMLDYIEQYKREREPINGVGNIMKTRVYEELEVPAFTDRTRASLKIQEGCNNFCTFCIIPWARGLMRSRDPQEVVRQAQQLVDAGYKEIVLTGIHTGGYGEDMKDYNFAKLLRDLDEQVKGLKRIRISSIEASQITDEVIEVLDQSDKIVRHLHVPLQSGSNSVLKRMRRKYTMEFFQERLDHLRRALPGLAVTSDVIVGFPGETEEEFQETYDFIKENRFSELHVFPYSKRTGTPAARMEDQVDEEVKNERVHRLIELSNQLAKEYAAQYEGDVLEVIPEEISKEDPESGLYVGYTDNYLKVKFPATEEMIGQIVKVKITKAGYPYSEGEFVRVVEDDHVGEKIS, encoded by the coding sequence ATGCCATCAGTTGCTTTTCATACATTAGGTTGTAAAGTAAATCATTATGAAACAGAGGCAATTTGGAAATTGTTCTCTGATGCTGGCTATGAACGAACAGATTTTGAAAAACGTGCTGACGTTTATGTTATTAATACATGTACGGTAACAAATACGGGCGATAAGAAGAGTCGTCAAGTGATTCGTCGTGCCATTCGCCGTAATCCTGATGCAGTGATTTGTGTAACAGGCTGTTACGCGCAAACATCACCTGCTGAAATTATGGCAATTCCAGGCGTTGATATTGTAGTTGGTACTCAAGATCGTACGAAAATGTTAGATTATATTGAGCAATATAAGCGTGAACGTGAACCGATCAACGGTGTTGGCAACATTATGAAAACACGTGTCTATGAAGAGCTTGAAGTACCTGCTTTTACAGACCGTACGCGTGCATCGCTTAAAATTCAAGAGGGCTGTAACAATTTCTGTACATTTTGTATTATTCCATGGGCTCGCGGTTTAATGCGTTCTCGTGATCCACAAGAAGTTGTTCGACAAGCGCAGCAACTTGTAGATGCTGGCTACAAAGAAATTGTTTTAACAGGCATTCATACAGGCGGTTATGGTGAAGACATGAAAGATTATAACTTTGCTAAATTACTGCGTGACTTGGATGAGCAAGTAAAAGGCTTGAAACGCATTCGAATCTCTTCTATTGAAGCAAGCCAAATAACAGATGAGGTTATTGAAGTGTTGGATCAGTCTGATAAAATTGTTCGCCATTTACATGTGCCGCTGCAATCAGGCTCAAACTCTGTGCTTAAGAGAATGCGCCGTAAGTATACAATGGAGTTCTTCCAAGAACGCCTTGACCACTTGCGCCGTGCGTTACCAGGGCTTGCCGTTACATCGGACGTGATTGTAGGCTTCCCAGGTGAAACAGAAGAAGAATTCCAAGAAACGTATGATTTTATTAAAGAGAACCGTTTCTCAGAGCTTCATGTTTTCCCTTATTCAAAACGTACTGGCACACCTGCAGCACGTATGGAAGACCAAGTGGATGAAGAAGTGAAAAATGAGCGTGTTCATCGCTTAATCGAACTTTCAAACCAGCTTGCAAAAGAATATGCAGCTCAATATGAAGGTGACGTGCTTGAAGTGATTCCAGAAGAAATTTCGAAGGAAGACCCAGAAAGCGGCCTTTATGTCGGCTATACAGATAACTATTTGAAGGTGAAATTCCCAGCCACTGAGGAAATGATCGGTCAAATTGTAAAAGTGAAAATTACAAAAGCGGGCTATCCATACAGCGAAGGTGAATTTGTCCGTGTCGTAGAAGATGATCATGTCGGCGAAAAAATTTCTTAA
- the prmA gene encoding 50S ribosomal protein L11 methyltransferase: protein MKWSELSIHTTQEAVEPISYILHEAGASGVVIEDPQDLVKVWDTSLGEMYDLNPDDYPEEGVMVKAYLPVNSFLGETVAEIKQSINNLLLYDIDLGHNTVELSEVNEEEWATAWKKYYKPVKVSERITITPTWEDYQPVNTDELIIELDPGMAFGTGTHPTTVLCMQALEKYVRPGDDVIDVGTGSGVLSIAAVLLGAERVRAYDLDDVAVKSARMNVKLNKVHDQISVQQNNLLDYVEGEADIIVGNLLAEIILRFPQDAYDKVKKGGYYITSGIIKGKRDQVKHALEEVGFHIEETLNMEDWVAIIAKKN from the coding sequence ATGAAATGGTCAGAACTTAGCATCCACACGACACAAGAAGCGGTAGAACCAATTTCTTACATTTTGCATGAGGCAGGGGCTAGTGGGGTTGTGATTGAAGACCCGCAGGACCTTGTGAAAGTATGGGATACATCATTAGGAGAGATGTATGACTTGAATCCTGATGATTATCCAGAAGAAGGTGTTATGGTTAAAGCGTATCTCCCGGTTAATAGTTTCTTAGGAGAAACAGTTGCAGAGATTAAACAAAGCATTAACAACCTTCTCCTGTATGATATCGACCTTGGGCATAACACGGTTGAGCTTAGTGAAGTAAATGAAGAAGAATGGGCAACAGCGTGGAAGAAATATTATAAGCCAGTGAAAGTATCTGAGCGGATTACGATTACACCAACTTGGGAAGATTATCAGCCTGTTAACACAGATGAGTTAATTATTGAGCTTGACCCGGGTATGGCGTTTGGTACGGGGACACATCCGACAACTGTTCTATGTATGCAAGCACTTGAAAAGTATGTACGTCCAGGCGATGATGTGATCGATGTCGGTACAGGTTCCGGTGTATTAAGTATTGCTGCTGTATTGCTTGGTGCCGAACGTGTCCGCGCATATGACTTAGATGACGTAGCAGTTAAGAGTGCTAGAATGAATGTGAAACTAAACAAAGTTCATGATCAAATTTCTGTTCAACAAAACAACCTTCTAGACTATGTTGAAGGTGAAGCAGATATCATTGTCGGAAATCTGCTTGCTGAAATCATTCTTCGCTTCCCGCAGGACGCTTATGATAAAGTGAAAAAAGGCGGCTACTACATTACATCAGGAATTATTAAAGGAAAACGAGATCAAGTAAAGCACGCTTTAGAAGAAGTCGGTTTCCATATTGAAGAAACGTTAAATATGGAAGACTGGGTAGCAATTATTGCGAAAAAGAACTAG
- the dnaJ gene encoding molecular chaperone DnaJ produces the protein MSKRDYYEVLGVDKNASKDEIKKAYRKLARKYHPDVNKEDDAADKFKEAKDAYEVLSDDQKRAQYDQFGHTDPNQGFGGFGGGGADFGGFGDIFDMFFGGGGRRRDPNAPRQGADLQYTMSLEFEEAAFGKETDIQIPREEECGTCDGSGAKPGTTPETCPHCNGAGQMNVEQNTPFGKIVNRRVCHHCNGTGKYVREKCPTCGGDGKVQKRKKIHVKIPAGVDEGQQMRVSGQGEPGVNGGPPGDLFVVFHVKPHEFFERDDTDIYCEMPLTFVQAALGDEVEVPTLHGKVKLKIPAGTQTGTKFRLRGKGVQNVRGYGQGDQHVQIRVVTPTSLSSKQKQLLKEFGEVSGDETTDSNFFSKMKRAFKGE, from the coding sequence ATGAGCAAGCGAGACTATTATGAGGTTCTCGGCGTCGACAAAAATGCCTCAAAAGATGAGATAAAGAAGGCATACCGCAAGCTCGCACGCAAATATCATCCAGATGTAAATAAGGAAGATGATGCAGCTGATAAGTTTAAAGAAGCAAAAGATGCATACGAAGTCCTTAGTGATGATCAGAAGCGTGCACAATATGACCAGTTCGGCCATACTGACCCGAACCAAGGTTTTGGCGGTTTTGGAGGCGGCGGAGCTGACTTCGGCGGCTTTGGCGATATTTTCGATATGTTCTTTGGTGGAGGCGGCCGACGTCGTGATCCAAACGCACCAAGACAAGGTGCTGACTTGCAATATACAATGTCATTGGAATTTGAGGAAGCTGCTTTCGGTAAGGAAACAGACATTCAAATTCCGCGTGAAGAAGAGTGCGGCACATGTGATGGAAGTGGGGCTAAGCCTGGCACAACCCCTGAGACATGTCCACACTGTAATGGTGCAGGTCAAATGAATGTTGAGCAAAACACACCGTTTGGCAAAATTGTAAACCGTCGTGTATGTCATCATTGTAACGGAACAGGAAAGTATGTACGTGAGAAATGTCCGACATGCGGCGGTGACGGCAAGGTTCAAAAACGCAAGAAAATTCATGTGAAGATTCCAGCTGGCGTGGATGAGGGACAGCAAATGCGTGTATCAGGACAAGGGGAGCCTGGTGTCAATGGAGGCCCTCCTGGTGACTTGTTTGTTGTTTTCCATGTCAAGCCGCATGAGTTCTTTGAGCGTGATGATACAGATATTTATTGTGAAATGCCATTAACATTCGTTCAAGCTGCTCTTGGCGATGAAGTTGAGGTACCAACATTACACGGAAAGGTAAAGCTGAAAATTCCAGCTGGTACTCAAACAGGCACAAAGTTCCGTTTGCGCGGTAAAGGTGTGCAAAATGTGCGTGGCTATGGTCAAGGTGACCAGCACGTACAAATTCGGGTTGTAACGCCGACAAGTCTTTCTAGTAAGCAAAAGCAGCTGTTGAAAGAGTTCGGTGAAGTGAGCGGAGATGAAACAACTGACAGCAATTTCTTTTCGAAAATGAAGCGCGCCTTTAAAGGTGAGTAA